The following coding sequences are from one Dermacentor silvarum isolate Dsil-2018 chromosome 4, BIME_Dsil_1.4, whole genome shotgun sequence window:
- the LOC125944788 gene encoding uncharacterized protein LOC125944788 produces the protein MWGNLKHCVPHPTNQDRKLFLAFDQCHLIKNVRSQFLSRDIGKDGEITAQYLKDLYAKRSIVKPVRFLTRKHVHPTNIEKMNVRRAVQVFSPPVTAALKLLTEQAGHTCDASFAHFGSTVVFMDTMYRWFVLMDVSNCTQHIHQNDPDCKQYECERDERLGWLETEFLNYLAEIKRQSPAKNFLTRETYQGLLFTTISNVECVRYLLKVMRFRFVLTRKMSSDPIEAFFGWLRKSAGSNDQTDMRAALSGIEKALKTGIACTSSSSNVMTADNSSCCSSALLQRPAGAAQNAGEAFPAEATMTLEEHLDRGKTLLPTPDVAALAMVGGYIARTIHETIFCDECFNLVTKPNASAPSDALIRHQDRGGLLYPSAELVMVLHSLKKYVEVFLAKARKMNQPLKAAVDNAAKVLQKREQLKCSAPGHHEKLLDVVLMKFLRPLFVNFATSVTDKHDFAKDLHAKPLSRKVLKL, from the coding sequence ATGTGGGGTAACCTCAAGCACTGCGTACCACATCCGACAAATCAAGATCGCAAACTTTTTCTCGCTTTCGATCAGTGCCATTTAATTAAAAACGTACGGTCACAGTTTTTGTCGCGCGATATCGGAAAGGACGGGGAAATAACCGCCCAGTACCTGAAAGACCTCTACGCAAAGCGCAGTATTGTCAAACCAGTGCGATTTTTAACGAGAAAACACGTACATCCGACTAACATTGAAAAAATGAACGTCAGAAGGGCAGTGCAAGTCTTTTCGCCACCTGTGACCGCGGCGCTGAAGCTCCTGACAGAGCAGGCAGGTCACACATGTGACGCAAGCTTCGCACACTTCGGTTCCACCGTCGTATTCATGGACACCATGTACCGTTGGTTCGTCCTCATGGACGTAAGCAACTGTACTCAACATATACACCAAAATGACCCTGACTGCAAGCAGTACGAATGTGAAAGGGACGAACGGCTAGGTTGGCTTGAGACTGAATTTCTAAACTACCTGGCCGAAATCAAGCGGCAGAGCCCGGCCAAGAATTTTCTTACCAGAGAGACGTACCAGGGCTTGCTGTTCACAACCATCTCAAACGTGGAGTGCGTTCGGTACCTTCTCAAGGTTATGCGCTTCCGTTTCGTTCTAACTAGAAAGATGTCCTCTGACCCGATAGAGGCCTTCTTTGGGTGGTTGAGAAAATCGGCGGGCTCGAACGACCAGACAGACATGAGGGCAGCTTTGTCCGGGATTGAAAAAGCACTCAAGACGGGCATAGCCTGCACGTCCAGCAGCAGCAACGTGATGACTGCGGACAACAGCAGCTGCTGCTCATCAGCACTCCTACAGCGACCGGCAGGAGCAGCGCAGAATGCCGGCGAAGCATTCCCAGCGGAGGCAACCATGACCCTCGAGGAGCATCTCGACAGGGGGAAGACGTTGCTCCCAACACCAGATGTTGCTGCACTAGCAATGGTTGGTGGATATATCGCAAGAACAATCCACGAAACCATTTTCTGTGATGAATGCTTCAATCTAGTAACGAAACCAAACGCTTCTGCGCCATCGGATGCCTTAATTAGGCACCAGGACAGAGGTGGACTCCTCTATCCGTCTGCTGAGCTTGTAATGGTACTGCATTCGCTAAAGAAGTACGTGgaagttttcctcgcaaaagcAAGAAAGATGAACCAGCCACTAAAGGCTGCCGTTGACAACGCCGCGAAAGTACTCCAGAAACGTGAACAACTCAAGTGCTCAGCCCCAGGCCACCATGAAAAACTCTTGGACGTCGTGCTCATGAAGTTTCTCCGtccactttttgtgaacttcgcgaCGAGCGTGACTGACAAACACGACTTTGCGAAAGATTTGCATGCCAAACCATTGTCGCGAAAAGTGCTCAAGCTatga